The genomic interval GTCTGCAACGGCAATGTGTGCCGGTCGGTGATCGCCGAGCGGCTCACGCGCGCTGTCGCGGCCGAATACGGCCTGCGCGGGCTGACCGCGGAGAGCGCGGGGACGCGCGCGCTCGTCGGATTCGGAGTGGATCCCGTTGCCGCCGAGACGATCAGCGGGCTCGGCGCCGACCCGGCGAATTTCAAGGCCCGTAAACTGAAACCCGCCATGGTGGAACGGGCCCATCTGGTGCTCGCGATGACCGAGCAGATCCGCGACGAGATCGTCGCGCTGGCGCCGGCGGCACGGTGGCGGACCTTCACGCTGCTGGAAGCCCACCGCATCGCCAAGGTCAGCGGCGCCCGCACCGTCGCCGAAATCGACCGCGCCCGTGACGATCTCGCACTGGTCGGCCGGGAGAACATTCCCGACCCGGTCGGTCTGTCGGCGCGGAAGTACTGCGAGGTGGGCGACCATATCGCCGAGGCCCTGGTACCGCTGCTGCTGGCCCTGCACACCCGTCGCGACCTCGGCACCGACGAGCGCGGACGGCCGCGCTTGGTGCTGTTACCGGGCGGGCGGCGCGAACCGCCCCGATATATCGTCGGCGACCGGATCGGACGGCATGCCTGAGGTCGCGGCGAAAACGCCGGACACGGACCTGTCCTCCCCATTTCGCGCGTACAGGGACTACACTCCCCGCCGGGACATTCCACCACCGCAGGTCGACACAAGAACAGGAACTCAGACATGCCGAAACGCATTTCGGATGTTTCGCTCCATGTTTATGTGACACCCGAAACACTCGACCGAGTCGTGAAGACGGTGCGCCGCGTGGTCGACGACCACGTGGGCGACAGCGACGTGTTCGCTTGGCGCTTCACGCTTCCGGTCGAATCCGACCAGCCCGCCCACACCCTGCTCGAAAGTCAGTGGCTACTCGACCATCCCGGCACCGACCCGAGCGACCGCCGCACCTACGAGATCGCGCTGAGCCTGGTCGGCGACCAGAGCCTGCTCACCGAGGCGAACCTGAACGCGCTGGAACAGCAACTGATGCAAGACATTTCGAACGAGGACGCGGTTCCCTACTCCATCCACGCGCTACAGCGCGAAAGCTTCGACCTGGAAGAGAACCGCGAACTGATCTGACCCGGCGGGTCAGCGGCGCGGCGGGAAGTGGCGGATGACGCCTTCCTGCACCACCGTCGCCAGCAACTCCCCTGCCCGCGAATAGAAGTGGCCGGTGGCCAGGCCGCGCGATCCGGCCGCCACGGGCGACTGCGTCGCGTACAGCGCCCACTCGTCGAACCGGAACGGGCGGTGGAACCAGATCGAGTGGTTCACCGTCGCGGCGACGATGCGGTCGAACCCCCACGACAGCCCGTGCGTGGTGATGATCGAATCCAGGACCGTGGTGTCCGACGAATAGCCCAGTGTCGCAACGTGAATCAGCGGATCGTCGGGCAGCGTGCCGTCCGCGCGCATCCACACCCGGTTGTAGTCGAGGGTGCCGCCGGTGCCCTTGAGAATCCACGCCGGATCGTTGGTGTAGCGCATGTCGATCGGGTGCGGGGCCTGGACGAACATCTGCAACCGGTCCTCGAGGCCCGCGAAGGACTCCTCGACGCGGGGCAGGCCGTCGGGGTCGGGCACCTGCGGCAGCGGGGAGGCGTGCTCCAGGCCCTTGGCCCAGTCCTGGAAGGCCGCCAGCATGACGAACAGCTCCTGATCGTCCTGCAGGGCGGTGACGGTCCGATTCGCGAACGAGCGGCCGTCGCGGTGGCGTTCCACCCGGTACTCGATCGGCTTCTTCACGTCACCGCCGCGGACGAAGTGCGCGTTGACCGCGTGCACCGGGCGTCCCGGGCCGACCGTGCGGCCGGCCGCGACGATGGCCTGCGCCACCAGCTGCCCGCCGAAGGTACGGCTCCACACCTTCTCCGGGTGCTGGCCGACGAAGACGTCCTCGCCGGTCTGCTCCAGATCGAGCAACCCGAGCAGCACTCCCAGGTCGCCCGTGACGGTGTCGGATGATTCGCCCAGCGATGTACTCACCTCAGTGGTCCTCCTCGCCGATTCGGTGCACGTGGATGAGGTTGGTGGAACCGATTGTGCCAGGCGGGGATCCGGCCACGATCACCACCAGGTCACCCTTGGCGTACCGGTTCAGCGACAGCAGCTCCTTGTCGACCTGACCGATCATCTCGTCGGTGGTGCCGACCGGCGGCACGATGAAGGTCTCCACGCCCCAGGTCAGCGCCAGCTGGCTGCGCACCTCCGGCAGCGGCGTGAACGCCAGCAGCGGCAGCGTGGTGTGCAGGCGGGCCAGGCGGCGCACGGTGTCGCCGGACTGGGTGAACGCCACCAGCGCCTTGGCGTTGAGGCGCTCGCCGATGTCGCGGGCGGCGTAGGAGATCACGCCGCGCTTGGTCCGGGGCACGTGGGTCAGCGGCGGCACCTGCGCGGAGGACTCGGACTCCACCGCGTGCACGATGCGCGCCATGGTGCGGACCGTGTCGATCGGGTACTCGCCGACCGAGGTCTCACCCGACAGCATCACCGCGTCGGCGCCGTCGAGCACCGCGTTGGCGACATCGGAGGCCTCGGCGCGGGTCGGCCGGGAATTGGTGATCATCGACTCCAGCATCTGGGTAGCGACGATGACGGGCTTGGCGTTCTCGCGGGCCATCTGGATGGCGCGCTTCTGCACCAGCGGCACCTGCTCGAGCGGCAACTCCACGCCCAGATCGCCGCGGGCGACCATGATCGCGTCGAAGGCCAGCACGATCGCCTCGAGGTTGTCGATCGCCTCCGGCTTCTCCAGCTTGCCGATCACCGGCACACGGCGGCCGACGCGGTCCATGATGTCGTGCACCAGTTCCACATCCGACGGGGAACGCACGAACGACAGCGCGATGAAGTCGACGCCGAGTTTCAGGGCGAATTCGAGGTCGGCGATGTCCTTCTCGGACAGCGCGGGAACGGACACGTCCATGCCGGGCAGCGACACGCCCTTGTTGTTCGAGACCGGGCCGCCCTCGGTGACCCGGCACACCACGTCGTGGCCGTCGACGCGGACCACGGTCAGACCGACCTTGCCGTCGTCGACCAGCAGACGATCGCCGGGCTTGGCGTCGTCGGCCAGTTGCGCGTAGGTGGTGGAGACGCGGTCGTGGGTGCCCTCCACGTCGTCGACGGTGATCCGCACCTCCTCACCGGTCGCCCACATGGTCTTGCCTTCGATGAACCTGCCGAGCCGGATCTTCGGCCCCTGGAGATCCGCGAGAATGCCGACGGCACGGCCCAATCGGTCCGCGGCTTTCCTGACCTTCTGATAGTTCTCGGCATGGTCGGAGTGCTCGCCGTGACTGAAGTTCAACCGGGCCACGTCCATGCCGCTTTCGACGAGTTCGCGGATCCGGTCCTCGGAGGCGGTAGCCGGTCCGAGGGTGCAAACAATTTTTGTTCGTCGCATCACGCGTCGAGCCTAGCCCTGCCGCGCGGTGCCCGCTGACTGGGCATACCCTCCGCTATCAATCCCCTGGAACATGGCGCGCGTCACCGCGCGACATGCCGTGCCAGCCGCTCTTCCAGGCGTGTTTGGGCAAATCCGAGTAGCAGGCAGATGATCCAGTAGTAGACCGCCGCGACCCCGTAGAGGGCGAAGAAATCGAACGTCGGCGCGGCGGCCAATTGCGCGGTCCGCAACAACTCGGTAACCAAGATCGTGGATGCCAGGGAGGTGTCCTTCACCAACGAGATCAACGTGTTGGACAACGGCGGCACCGCGATCCGCGCGGCCTGCGGCAGGATGATCGAACTCAGGGTCTGCGGGTAGGACAGGCCCAGCGCCTGCGACGCCTCCCATTGGCCCGCGGCGACCGAGAGAATCGCCGCGCGGATCACCTCCGCCGCGTAGCCGCCGACATTGAGGCTGAAGGCGATCACCGCGGCCGGGAACGGGTCGATCACGATGTTCAGCTGCGGCAGCGCGTAGAACACGATGAACAACTGCACCAGCAGCGGCGTGCCGCGAATGATCGAGATGTAGCAGCGGGCCGCCGCCGACACCGGCCACACCTTCGACATCCGCGCCAGCGCCACGAACAGCGCCAGCGCCAGGCCGATGACGAAGCTGATCGCGGTGAGCGGCAGTGTCTTGGTGACCGTCGCCTCCAGCATGGGCTGGAGGTTGTGCCGGATCAGCTCCCAGGTGGCGGAGTCCATGCGCTATTTGCTGACGTCGGTTCCGAAGTACTTGTCGGAGATCCTCGCCAGGGTGCCGTCGGCGCGCAGTGCGTTCAGGGCGTCGTTGACGTCGGAGGTCAGGGCACTGGATTCCTTGCGGGCGGCGAAGGCCTGGTGGCTGGTCTCGCCCGTCCTGCCCGACACCTTGACGCCGCTGTCGCCGGTGGTCTTCGTGTACTCGCCGACGGCGAGGGTGTCGTTGACCGTCGCGTCGACGCGGCCGTTCTTCAACAGCTGGATGGCCTGCACGAAGCCCTCCACGGCCTCCACCTCGCAGCCCGCGTCGGACGCGACCCTGC from Nocardia wallacei carries:
- a CDS encoding amino acid ABC transporter permease; protein product: MDSATWELIRHNLQPMLEATVTKTLPLTAISFVIGLALALFVALARMSKVWPVSAAARCYISIIRGTPLLVQLFIVFYALPQLNIVIDPFPAAVIAFSLNVGGYAAEVIRAAILSVAAGQWEASQALGLSYPQTLSSIILPQAARIAVPPLSNTLISLVKDTSLASTILVTELLRTAQLAAAPTFDFFALYGVAAVYYWIICLLLGFAQTRLEERLARHVAR
- a CDS encoding low molecular weight phosphatase family protein encodes the protein MHVLFVCNGNVCRSVIAERLTRAVAAEYGLRGLTAESAGTRALVGFGVDPVAAETISGLGADPANFKARKLKPAMVERAHLVLAMTEQIRDEIVALAPAARWRTFTLLEAHRIAKVSGARTVAEIDRARDDLALVGRENIPDPVGLSARKYCEVGDHIAEALVPLLLALHTRRDLGTDERGRPRLVLLPGGRREPPRYIVGDRIGRHA
- a CDS encoding acyl-CoA thioesterase, with amino-acid sequence MSTSLGESSDTVTGDLGVLLGLLDLEQTGEDVFVGQHPEKVWSRTFGGQLVAQAIVAAGRTVGPGRPVHAVNAHFVRGGDVKKPIEYRVERHRDGRSFANRTVTALQDDQELFVMLAAFQDWAKGLEHASPLPQVPDPDGLPRVEESFAGLEDRLQMFVQAPHPIDMRYTNDPAWILKGTGGTLDYNRVWMRADGTLPDDPLIHVATLGYSSDTTVLDSIITTHGLSWGFDRIVAATVNHSIWFHRPFRFDEWALYATQSPVAAGSRGLATGHFYSRAGELLATVVQEGVIRHFPPRR
- the pyk gene encoding pyruvate kinase; the encoded protein is MMRRTKIVCTLGPATASEDRIRELVESGMDVARLNFSHGEHSDHAENYQKVRKAADRLGRAVGILADLQGPKIRLGRFIEGKTMWATGEEVRITVDDVEGTHDRVSTTYAQLADDAKPGDRLLVDDGKVGLTVVRVDGHDVVCRVTEGGPVSNNKGVSLPGMDVSVPALSEKDIADLEFALKLGVDFIALSFVRSPSDVELVHDIMDRVGRRVPVIGKLEKPEAIDNLEAIVLAFDAIMVARGDLGVELPLEQVPLVQKRAIQMARENAKPVIVATQMLESMITNSRPTRAEASDVANAVLDGADAVMLSGETSVGEYPIDTVRTMARIVHAVESESSAQVPPLTHVPRTKRGVISYAARDIGERLNAKALVAFTQSGDTVRRLARLHTTLPLLAFTPLPEVRSQLALTWGVETFIVPPVGTTDEMIGQVDKELLSLNRYAKGDLVVIVAGSPPGTIGSTNLIHVHRIGEEDH